In Lacinutrix sp. Bg11-31, the DNA window TAATCTTTTAGAAAAAAATGGATAAGCAATAAAAAAGCATACACTCCAAGAATGTATGCTTTATATTTATTTAAAAATGTAATCACTTGTTAAACTATTTCAACAAACAAACCATCATCGGTTTTGCTAACTTTAGCAACACCAAGTTTAGTTAATCCTTTTACGGTTTTATCCCATTTTTTATTACTTAAACCAGATTGACTTTTTAAGTCGTTCAAGTCAATAGGTGAGTTTTTCTTTAAGATTTCGAAAACTGCTTTTTCCTCTTCATTCATCGGAACCGCTTTTTTCTCTGGTCTCATTTGAGGAAAGAATAAAACTTCTTGTATAGATTGGTTATTTGTTAAAAACATAATTAACCTGTCCATACCAATTCCCATTCCAGATGTTGGAGGCATACCGTATTCTAAAGCGCGTAAAAAATCTTCATCTATAAACTCTGTAGCTTCGTCGTCTCCTTTTTGAGCCAATTTTAATTGGTGCTCAAAACGCTCGCGTTGGTCTATTGGGTCGTTAAGTTCAGAATATGCATTAGCTATTTCTTTACCACAAACCATAAGCTCAAAACGCTCTGTTAATTCTGGATTATCTCTATGCTCTTTACATAAAGGACTCATCTCTTTTGGGTAATCTGTAATAAATGTTGGTTGTATGTAATTACCTTCACATTTTTCGCCAAAAATTTCATCTATTAACTTTCCTTTACCCATAGTTCCATCCACATCAATTCCCATGCCTTTTGCAGCATCAAAAATTTCAGCTTCAGTTTTTCCGTAAATATCAAAACCGGTAAATTCCTTTATAGAATCTGCCATTGTAATACGTTTGTAAGGCGCTTTAAAATTTATTTTGTGTTCTCCAAAAGTAGCTTCGCTAGTTCCATTTACTGCTATGGCACAATGCTCCAACAATTTCTCACAGAAATCCATCATCCAATTGTAGTCTTTATAAGCTACATAAATTTCCATTGCTGTAAATTCTGGATTATGGGTTCTATCCATTCCTTCATTTCTAAAGTTTTTAGAAAACTCGTAAACACCATCAAAACCACCAACAATTAAACGTTTTAGGTATAATTCGTTAGCAATTCTCATATATAATGGAATGTCTAAACTGTTATGATGCGTCATAAAAGGACGTGCTGCTGCACCTCCAGGAATTGGTTGTAATATTGGCGTTTCGACTTCAAAATATCCTGAGTCGTTAAAGAAATTACGCATCGCGTTAAATAACTTTGTACGCTTAATAAATACTTCTTTTACCTGTGGATTTACAGCTAAATCTGCATAACGTTGTCTGTAACGCATTTCTGGGTCTGTAAAAGCATCGTAAGTTTTTCCATCTTTTTGTTTTGGAATAGGTAATGGCTTTAATGCTTTACTTAGCATTTTAAAGTTTTTTACCATAACGGTTTTTTCACCAACTTGAGTGGTAAATAACTCGCCTTCTACACCAATAATATCTCCTAAATCTAATAGTTTTTTAAATACAGTATTGTACAATTCTTTGTCTTCACCAGTACAAATTTCATCTCTGTTAAAGTAAAGTTGTATGCGTCCTTCAGCATCTTGTAACTGTGCAAAAGAAGCTTTTCCTTGAATATTAATTGCCATCAATCTCCCAGCAATAACAACCTGTTTGCCTTCCTTAAAGTCCTGTTTTATCTTTTTCGATGTTTCAGAAACTGGAAATAAATCGGCAGGATAAGGGTTTATACCCAAATCGCGAAGCTTTGCTAGCTTTTCTCTTCGTACGAGCTCTTGCTCTGATAATTGTGACATAATATAATTTTGTTTAAGCCGACAAAGATAATGGCTTTGTAACAAAACGCAATAGTTTGCGTCCTATAATTAAACCATCAATCATCACTGGACAATGTTCAGTTTAAAAATTAAATCACATTATGAGTATTTGGAGAGTTATCCTGTCAATTATTTGTCCACCTTTAGCAGTCTTAGATAAAGGCTGTGGCTCAATAGTAATCACTTTTTTATTATGGCTTTGCGGTTGGGTTCCTGGTGTTATTGCTGCTTTAGTGATATTAAATAACCCTGAGAAATAATGTTCAATAATCATTTACCAATTATCAGTGTTAAATGTTAATTGATAATTGTTAACTGAAACTATAAAACCGTAATTTTGTAGTCTATGAATAAAAAAATCAAACTTCAAGATTTAGGTTCTAAAGATTTTAAAGACACTTGGGATTACCAAGAGGAATTATTTAAAGGTGTTTTAGAAACCAAAATTAAAAACAGAAGAGAAGATGCTGGTTTAGAAACGAGCAATTATTTTTTGTTTGTAGAACATCCACATGTTTATACTTTAGGTAAAAGTGGAGATGTGTCTAATTTATTGTTAGATGAGAAACAACTTACGCAAAAAGGAGCCACTTTTTATAAAATAAACAGAGGAGGAGATATTACGTATCATGGTCCTGGACAAATTGTAGGTTATCCTATTTTGGATTTAGATAATTTTTTTACAGATATCCATAAGTATCTTCGTTTTCTTGAAGAAATGATAATACTTACACTAGAAGAATACGGCCTAAAAGCTGAGCGTTCTCCAGGAGAAACAGGAGTTTGGCTTGATGTTGGAACACCGTTTGCTAGAAAGATTTGTGCACTTGGCGTTCGTGCTAGTCGTTGGGTAACGATGCATGGTTTTGCATTAAATGTAAATGCCGATTTAGGATATTTTGATAATATTATTCCTTGTGGTATTCGTGGAAA includes these proteins:
- the lysS gene encoding lysine--tRNA ligase; translation: MSQLSEQELVRREKLAKLRDLGINPYPADLFPVSETSKKIKQDFKEGKQVVIAGRLMAINIQGKASFAQLQDAEGRIQLYFNRDEICTGEDKELYNTVFKKLLDLGDIIGVEGELFTTQVGEKTVMVKNFKMLSKALKPLPIPKQKDGKTYDAFTDPEMRYRQRYADLAVNPQVKEVFIKRTKLFNAMRNFFNDSGYFEVETPILQPIPGGAAARPFMTHHNSLDIPLYMRIANELYLKRLIVGGFDGVYEFSKNFRNEGMDRTHNPEFTAMEIYVAYKDYNWMMDFCEKLLEHCAIAVNGTSEATFGEHKINFKAPYKRITMADSIKEFTGFDIYGKTEAEIFDAAKGMGIDVDGTMGKGKLIDEIFGEKCEGNYIQPTFITDYPKEMSPLCKEHRDNPELTERFELMVCGKEIANAYSELNDPIDQRERFEHQLKLAQKGDDEATEFIDEDFLRALEYGMPPTSGMGIGMDRLIMFLTNNQSIQEVLFFPQMRPEKKAVPMNEEEKAVFEILKKNSPIDLNDLKSQSGLSNKKWDKTVKGLTKLGVAKVSKTDDGLFVEIV
- the lipB gene encoding lipoyl(octanoyl) transferase LipB; translated protein: MNKKIKLQDLGSKDFKDTWDYQEELFKGVLETKIKNRREDAGLETSNYFLFVEHPHVYTLGKSGDVSNLLLDEKQLTQKGATFYKINRGGDITYHGPGQIVGYPILDLDNFFTDIHKYLRFLEEMIILTLEEYGLKAERSPGETGVWLDVGTPFARKICALGVRASRWVTMHGFALNVNADLGYFDNIIPCGIRGKAVTSLNVELGKKEVDEAEVKSKLLKHFTTLFEAEFINN
- a CDS encoding YqaE/Pmp3 family membrane protein is translated as MSIWRVILSIICPPLAVLDKGCGSIVITFLLWLCGWVPGVIAALVILNNPEK